In Triticum aestivum cultivar Chinese Spring chromosome 5B, IWGSC CS RefSeq v2.1, whole genome shotgun sequence, the following proteins share a genomic window:
- the LOC123111643 gene encoding uncharacterized protein, which produces MAAAAARAGGRPWRVIPRPVMETVLHNHALHPRVPQPLLLHGPRGVGKSTLLLNRLLPQWSEPPHYAAFVDFLHPSPSSPAHAPWSLLSDTPPSLPSLRLRLESALEELTRAAVLRGAVGSKDVLAALSRSHGLHTVLSRLAGPASRRGQGTNSVPVLWARAVLAATSSARGDDPTFRIGEGEATNCSMEERAYMQEAMAALRVAKEVLGMQEGWRKEAVREMNRTGRFSRPLANSATDWPCLLLDVLSGAAEEDFFQPKLVLNNVDALRKATCEDDTMVPAAVYHDSFIWRVIALGANEQCLPVIMSTSDGYYSSQAFVDFGFPNIFISRETFGWTPQEAKLHMVSEFFSEQEWKVVDELLGPNPRQLCEIYMLKQKANDPEVLHDTNIEEIIDTYLAHLQVSVVNPAMQTALSMVQKFASDVREGKVPENRLSFGAPWRHPRADNPDMCYKWAKIQLMDFVQSYVNTEFGLNYLADDSLEILDDPAAVAMMEVGLLYQQRDPSFVRPITRGIQRCLARWLVQQRLELTLQESISFSWQRVIRGRSYRHLMKEVGYK; this is translated from the exons atggctgccgccgccgccagggcagGCGGCCGCCCGTGGCGTGTGATCCCGCGGCCGGTCATGGAGACCGTCCTCCACAACCACGCCCTCCACCCGCGCGTGCCGCAGCCGCTGCTCCTCCACGGCCCCCGCGGCGTCGGCAAGTCCACGCTCCTCCTCAACCGCCTCCTCCCTCAGTGGTCCGAGCCCCCGCACTACGCTGCCTTCGTCGACTTCCTCCACCCCTCTCCCAGTTCCCCTGCTCATGCGCCCTGGTCTCTCCTCTCAGACACGCCCCCCTCCCTGCCCTCCCTCCGCCTCCGGCTCGAGTCCGCGCTGGAGGAACTCACCCGCGCCGCAGTACTCCGAGGTGCCGTCGGTTCCAAGGACGTGCTCGCCGCGCTCTCACGGTCCCACGGCCTCCACACCGTGCTCTCTCGCCTCGCGGGCCCTGCCTCCCGCCGCGGCCAGGGCACTAACTCGGTTCCGGTGCTCTGGGCAAGGGCTGTCCTAGCTGCAACCTCCTCGGCCCGTGGTGACGACCCCACCTTCCGCATTGGTGAGGGGGAGGCAACGAACTGCTCCATGGAGGAGAGGGCGTACATGcaggaggccatggcggcgctgcGTGTGGCCAAGGAAGTTCTCGGGATGCAGGAGGGGTGGAGGAAGGAGGCGGTGCGGGAGATGAATAGGACAGGCCGGTTCTCCCGTCCACTGGCCAATTCGGCCACAGACTGGCCATGCCTCTTGCTGGATGTGTTGTCAGGCGCAGCCGAGGAGGATTTTTTCCAG CCAAAGCTGGTGCTGAACAACGTTGATGCCCTGAGGAAGGCGACATGCGAGGACGATACAATGGTACCCGCAGCAGTGTACCATGACAGCTTCATTTGGAGGGTGATAGCACTCGGTGCTAATGAACAGTGCTTACCGGTCATTATGTCCACCTCAGATGG ATACTATTCTTCCCAAGCATTCGTCGATTTTGGTTTTCCTAATATCTTCATTTCTCGTGAG ACGTTTGGTTGGACACCACAAGAAGCTAAGCTGCATATGGTTTCTGAGTTCTTCAGTGAACAGGAG TGGAAAGTCGTTGATGAGCTTCTTGGACCAAACCCACGACAATTATGTGAGATATATATGCTAAAGCAAAAGGCGAATGACCCAGA GGTTTTGCATGACACAAACATTGAGGAAATTATTGACACATACCTGGCACACTTGCAA GTATCTGTTGTGAATCCCGCAATGCAAACAGCATTAAGTATGGTGCAGAAGTTTGCTTCTGATGTACGCGAGGGTAAAGTACCAGAGAACAGATTGTCTTTTGGTGCGCCTTGGAGACATCCACGGGCTGACAATCCTGACATGTGCTATAAGTGGGCAAAGATTCAACTGATGGATTTTGTTCAGTCTTATGTAAACACAGAATTTGGG TTGAATTACCTAGCAGATGATAGCCTGGAAATATTGGATGATCCTGCAGCAGTCGCCATGATGGAG GTTGGCTTACTTTATCAACAGAGAGATCCATCCTTTGTGCGACCAATCACACGTGGGATTCAGCGTTGTCTTGCTAGATG GCTTGTTCAGCAGAGACTAGAGTTGACCCTTCAAGAATCAATATCATTCTCATGGCAACGTGTAATTCGTGGGCGAAGCTATCGACACTTGATGAAGGAAGTTGGCTACAAGTAA